The following proteins are encoded in a genomic region of Neisseria perflava:
- a CDS encoding 4'-phosphopantetheinyl transferase family protein — translation MDTTTLHCLLADPSFAACYDHASLNAADSQRLAATPQLAQRQDWQVSRALKQQTDLPTVSLSHSQGFAALLCAPQPLTAGVDIEFIRPRDFKALSALVCSQEEQDFLETANWPSETFYRLWCFKEALIKAANLDFPSDMKLVGYVFDSGQPVGLRAGKQTDWRGTSAILADTMALACVWQGKAPALQWQFFGSLKPNDLTNWQTI, via the coding sequence ATGGATACGACAACCCTTCACTGCCTGCTGGCCGATCCGTCTTTTGCCGCCTGCTACGACCATGCTTCTCTAAACGCAGCCGATTCACAACGTTTGGCCGCCACGCCGCAACTGGCGCAGCGTCAGGACTGGCAAGTCAGCCGAGCGTTAAAACAGCAAACCGATTTACCGACTGTATCACTGAGCCACAGCCAAGGCTTTGCCGCTTTATTGTGTGCGCCTCAGCCCTTAACAGCCGGTGTCGATATCGAATTTATCCGCCCGCGTGATTTCAAAGCGCTGTCAGCTTTGGTCTGCTCGCAGGAAGAACAAGACTTTTTGGAAACAGCAAACTGGCCGTCTGAAACGTTTTACCGATTGTGGTGTTTTAAAGAAGCCTTGATTAAAGCGGCGAATTTGGATTTCCCGTCAGACATGAAATTGGTCGGCTATGTTTTCGATTCAGGACAACCCGTCGGTTTACGCGCCGGAAAGCAAACCGATTGGCGTGGCACAAGCGCGATTTTGGCGGATACGATGGCACTTGCCTGCGTTTGGCAGGGAAAAGCCCCCGCTCTGCAATGGCAGTTTTTCGGTTCGCTCAAGCCCAATGATTTAACCAACTGGCAAACCATCTAA